CGTCGACCGTGCGTGTCACCGTCGTAGGAGCTATCATCGTCCATGATTGTTGAAAATGGAACTACTTCCATGGAGGGGTCGGCAATGAGCACCATAGAGATCGAGGTCCTGACCTCGCGGGACGTCCCGCTGGGCGGGCCGCGGGCGATGACCGTACGGCGTACGCTCCCGCAGCGGGCCAGGACGCTGATCGGGGCCTGGTGCTTCGCCGACCACTACGGCCCCGACGACGTCGCCGAGTCCGGCGGCATGGACGTCGCCCCCCACCCGCACATCGGACTGCAGACCGTGAGCTGGCTGTTCAGCGGCGAGATCGAGCACCGCGACAGCCTGGGCAGCCACGCGTACGTACGCCCCGGAGAGCTCAACCTCATGACGGGCGGCCACGGCATCAGCCACACCGAGGTCTCCACCGCCCGCACCACCGTCCTGCACGGCGTGCAGCTGTGGGTGGCCCTCCCCGAGGAGCACCGGAACACCGCCCGGGACTTCCAGCACCACGCCCCGGAGACCGTCCGCGTCGACGGCGCGGACCTCCGGGTCTTCCTCGGGACGCTCGCCGGCTCGACCTCCCCGGTCCGCACCTTCACGCCGCTCCTCGGCGCCGAACTCCTCATCGAGCCGGGCGCGACCGTCACCCTCCCCGTGGACCCCGCCTTCGAACACGGCCTGCTCGTCGACACGGGGGAGGTCCGCCTGGCCGGAACGCTTCTGCGCCCGGCCGAACTGGGGTACGCCCCCACCGGGGCCGACTCGCTGACCCTCGTGAACGAGTCGGACGCCCCCGCCCGCGCGGTCCTCCTCGGCGGGACCCCGTTCGAGGAGGAGATCGTGATGTGGTGGAACTTCATCGGCCGCAGCCACGAGGACATCGTCGAGGCCCGCGAGGAGTGGGAGAAGGCCTCCGACCGCTTCGGCGAGGTCGAGGGCTACCCCGGCGACCGCCTCCCGGCCCCCGCCCTGCCCAACGCCCGGATCGCGCCCCGCAAGAACCCCGCACGCACCTGACCCACCCCTCTCCCTCCTCTTCACGCATTCACGCATTCACGCATTCACGAAAGGCACTCCCCATGACCGAGCAGACCGCCACCGCCCCCGTCGTCCGGCGCGTGGACCCCCGGCACCGGTACGAGATCCTGGTCGACGGCGAGCGCGCCGGCCTGACCGCCTACCGCGACCGCGACGACCGACGGGTCTTCTTCCACACCGAGGTCGACGAGGCCTACGCGGGCCAGGGCCTGGCCGCGATCCTCGTCGAGCAGGCCCTCACCGACGTCCGCGCCTCCGGGATGCGGATCGTCCCCGTCTGCCCCTACGTCGCGAAGTTCCTGAAGAAGCACGAGGAGTTCGCCGACATCACCGACCCGGTGACCCCCGAGGTCCTCCAGTGGCTGGACGCACAGCTGGGACGTTGACCCCCGGTCAACACGACGCACGCGGAGGCGAACGCTTCATCCGAACGGACGAGTCGCGCGCGATCGGGCCCGCAGGCCCCCTGAGCCGGGGGCCGAACGGGCGACCGAACGGGCGGGTCCTCCGCGCGTCGTTGGCCGACTCTCGATCGGTTGGCCGGAAACCTGCTGGTCACCGACTTAAACATTGTTTCGAGCAAGATCACCACAAGGAGGTAATGCTCTCGGACTCATCGAGCGAGGCGGGCTCGGCGGCCGTTACTGTTCCCCGAGATCTGGACGGATTCCCGGATCTTCGCCCCCCTTTATCTTCTTTCACCGGTTTTCGGCGCGCCCGTGCGCCGAGAGTCGCCCTTGCGAAGGAGAGCTCGCCCGATGACCGTTGACGACCGCCCGGACGTACAGACGGGACCGCCCCAGCAGTCCAGTCTGAGCACCGCGGCCGCCCGCAACCTCGCCACCACGACCAAGTCCGCTCCGCAGATGCAGGAGATCAGCTCCCGCTGGCTGCTGCGGATGCTCCCCTGGGTGGAGACGAAGGGCGGCGCCTACCGGGTGAACCGCCGACTGAGCTACACCGTCGGCGACGGACGCATCGAGTTCGTCCAGGACGGCTCCCGCGTCCGCGTCATCCCCCGCGAGCTCGGCGAACTCGCCCTGCTGCGCGGCTTCGAGGACGTCGACGTGCTCAACGCGCTCGCCGACCGCTGCGTCCAGCGCGACTTCAGCGCCGGTGAGGTGCTCGTCCAGCGCGGGGCGCCCGCCGACCAGATCCACCTGATCGCCCACGGCCGCGTCAGCCAGACCTCCGTCGGCAAGTACGGCGACGAGGTCGCGGTCGCCACGCTCGCCGACGGCGACCGCTTCGGCGAGAACGCCCTCCTCGACGGCGACGCCGGCTGGGACTACACCGCGACCGCCGAGACCTCCGGCACTCTGCTCTCCCTCTCCCGCGCCGACTTCGCGAACATCCTCAACTCGGCGCCGAGCCTCCAGTCCCACATCCGGGAGTTCAGCTCGCTGCCCGACCAGCGGCAGAACAAGTACGGCGAGGCCGAGATCGCGATGTCGGCCGGCCACAAGGGCGAGGCCGAGATCCCCGGCGCCTTCGTCGACTACGAGCTCAAGCCGCGCGAGTACGAACTCTCCGTCGCCCAGACCGTCCTGAAGGTCCACACCCGGGTCGCCGACCTCTACAACGGGCCGATGAACCAGACGGAGGAGCAGCTCAGGCTCACCATCGAGGCGCTGCGCGAGCGCCAGGAGTACGAGCTGATCAACAACCCGGAGTTCGGCCTGCTCCACAACGCCGACTTCAAGCAGCGGATCCAGCCGCACTCCGGCCCACCCACCCCGGACGACCTCGACGAGCTGCTCTGCCGCCGCCGCAGCACCAAGCTCTTCCTCGCCCACCCCAAGACGATCGCGGCGATCGGGCGCGAGTGGAACCGCGCGGGGCTCTACCCGAACACCATCGAGCTCCAGGGGCACCAGGTCCCGGCCTGGCGCGGGGTCCCGATCCTGCCCTGCAACAAGATCCCCATCAGCAAGGAGAACACCAGCTCCATCCTCGCCATGCGTCTCGGCGAGGACAACCAGGGCGTCATCGGTCTGCGCCAGACCGGTCTGCCCGAGGAGTACGAGCCGGGCCTGTCCGTGCGGTTCATGGGCATCAGCGAGCAGGCGATCATGTCGTACCTCGTCACGACGTACTACTCCGCCGCCGTCCTGGTCCCGAACGCGCTCGGCGTCCTGGAGAACGTGCAGATCGCGCGCCGGCGCGACTAGGGCCCCTCCCCGCAGGCCACCTCCACCCGGACCATCCGGGCCGGGCCCGCGTGCCCGGAATCCGGGACGGCCCGCCCACCTCTCCAAGGAGTCACGGATGCCCGATCCCGGGCTTTCCCCTCTGCAGTCCAGCCTGCCCGGCGCCGCGGCCTCGTTCACCGCCAGGGTCCTCGCCGACGCCGCGGCCCACGGCTTCGCCGTACCGCACATCGCCGCCGAAACGCAGCCCCTCCCCACGGAAGCCCCTGCCGGAGCCCCCACCGAGGCCCCTGCCGGGATCCCCACTGGGCTCCCCGCCGGGGCCCCTGCCGGGATGGCCGTCGGGGCCGCCGCGGCCCCCGTCG
The DNA window shown above is from Streptomyces vietnamensis and carries:
- a CDS encoding pirin family protein, with translation MSTIEIEVLTSRDVPLGGPRAMTVRRTLPQRARTLIGAWCFADHYGPDDVAESGGMDVAPHPHIGLQTVSWLFSGEIEHRDSLGSHAYVRPGELNLMTGGHGISHTEVSTARTTVLHGVQLWVALPEEHRNTARDFQHHAPETVRVDGADLRVFLGTLAGSTSPVRTFTPLLGAELLIEPGATVTLPVDPAFEHGLLVDTGEVRLAGTLLRPAELGYAPTGADSLTLVNESDAPARAVLLGGTPFEEEIVMWWNFIGRSHEDIVEAREEWEKASDRFGEVEGYPGDRLPAPALPNARIAPRKNPART
- a CDS encoding GNAT family N-acetyltransferase — translated: MTEQTATAPVVRRVDPRHRYEILVDGERAGLTAYRDRDDRRVFFHTEVDEAYAGQGLAAILVEQALTDVRASGMRIVPVCPYVAKFLKKHEEFADITDPVTPEVLQWLDAQLGR
- a CDS encoding family 2B encapsulin nanocompartment shell protein; the protein is MTVDDRPDVQTGPPQQSSLSTAAARNLATTTKSAPQMQEISSRWLLRMLPWVETKGGAYRVNRRLSYTVGDGRIEFVQDGSRVRVIPRELGELALLRGFEDVDVLNALADRCVQRDFSAGEVLVQRGAPADQIHLIAHGRVSQTSVGKYGDEVAVATLADGDRFGENALLDGDAGWDYTATAETSGTLLSLSRADFANILNSAPSLQSHIREFSSLPDQRQNKYGEAEIAMSAGHKGEAEIPGAFVDYELKPREYELSVAQTVLKVHTRVADLYNGPMNQTEEQLRLTIEALRERQEYELINNPEFGLLHNADFKQRIQPHSGPPTPDDLDELLCRRRSTKLFLAHPKTIAAIGREWNRAGLYPNTIELQGHQVPAWRGVPILPCNKIPISKENTSSILAMRLGEDNQGVIGLRQTGLPEEYEPGLSVRFMGISEQAIMSYLVTTYYSAAVLVPNALGVLENVQIARRRD